The nucleotide sequence ATGCTTTAGTTGCAGATAATTAAAAAAGTTACAACTAGCTTCAGGTGGAGACACAAGCATCCGAAGATGCTGGCATCTTGGGAAAAaataacatgctggaggaactcaaatctGGCAGCAACTGTAAAGGaagtggacagatgatgttttgagtcaggactgaagggtcccaacctgaagggTTGTCTGTCCATaccctcttcagatgctgcccaactcaAAGATCCACCAGAAGTGTTTTAATTGAGGCAGACATGCATTAGTACAATACCACATATTCGGATTAATGAAGTGGTCATTACCCCGTCAAGACTTGTAAATGAAAAATATCAACTCACTTCAGCATCCTCCAGACTGAGGAATTTGAATGCCTGCACAACAAATTGAAGGACCGCACCATCTTGTCTGGGCAAGTACTTGGAATTTCCAGTTTTTCCATCAACAAGACATCTACAGAATGAGAGAACGTGTTTAATTCAAGTCAAGTTGACATTCCCCCAACTAACAAACTCTTTATCCTTACCCATGATTGGTTATGATGGTATAATTCTCTGGAGACATGGCCAGTGAGCTTGTTGGTGTGGCAATGCATTCCTGTACATAGAGTCGAAGGGCCTGATGATATGGGGCCAGAACAGAGGCTTCCAGGTTAATCGAAGCTCCCAAGAAGAAGAGGGAATTTGGTCGCTCAGCAGTCCAATCATCTGTTCAGCAAATGTTATATCATTAGGATGATGCAATTGTCGGTGTTTGTTCTCCATTTCACACAAAGGATCAGCCTAGATTTATACAGTTTAGTTCTAGCCAGATGAACTAGTTTCTGTCCAAACAGTGAAGGCAAGTGTTTCCATTAGTAAGTGCAGCCAGACTCAACCATTTAAAGTAacattttccctctcccctctcaacaTTCACAATTCAGATCTGTGCTTGTACAAGTGTTGGAAATATCCAAAATAAAGTGTAATCATAATCTTTGCTGCAAATTATCTGCAGACAACAGGAACAAACCAATATTAACCATGGCCCACCCATCAGATTCTGTCCAGTCCACCCATCTTCTACATTAGAAAATTTCCTTCCCCAttccaattttagtttagagatcgagCATGAAAACACAccttttgacccatcgagtccatgcagaccagtgatcccagcacattaacactatcctacacacactggggacaatggaatcaagccaattagcctacaaacctgcacatcgagtgtgggaggaaacccaaggaaacacacaggtcacggggagaatgtacaaactccatgcatacAGCACCTATAGGCAGCAAGGTagtaactctactactgtgccatggTAGTTGATGTTTTAACCTTTTTAGTCCATAGCTGCAGCCTTGGTCAAGtttcaaccccctccccacctttgTTTGTctggtttttatacattttaaaggGCTCAGCTCCATGCAATTCCATGATATTAAAGATCACAAGGGTCTCCTGGCAGGGCAAGTTACAGTGCACATCTTGGTACAAAGTTGACTTGGTCACAAGTGGCTTAGTGCAGGGTTGCTGCTCGTTAACAATTCCTGTGCAACCATAGACTACAATCACATTACAATACTGCAAATTAGGACAGGAATTCCAAACAAAGGGTCTATAATAAGGAACAATCTGCATCCGTGGATGACAGATGCGGCGTTAGAGAAAGGAATGTGGGAAGTACCTGTGGGCGAGCTGGAGTTCCCTGAGATTAGAAATGTGGTTACATTTTGAACACCACTTAAGCACAGCCAgctttgataaatattttaaattggtCAAGATAGAGATATTAATTGGCCATGAAATAAGTACCACTTGGCCAACAGGTAAACTAAGCATCAGAAAGATAATACAgcacaggtttaggtttatcacatgtaccaagataatGAAATAACTTCATTTTGAAGGTTATCAAATCAGATACAAATATAATGACATTAAACACAAGTGCAATGGAAGGAGCAAAGGGAATGGGTAGCACAACTAAAGATGGTTCATAGATCATATTTGTTCAAgaactttagtctgaagaagggtttcgggccgaaacattgcctatttcattcactccatagatgctgctgcacccgctgagtttctccagcatttgtgtacctTAGTTTTATTATTGCCATATGTATAGAGAGTGAAAAGcagttttgcattctatccattCAGATTAGGTAATACTATACCCAAataaaatcaagtcaaactcaggcACATAGATCAAGCaaaagggaaagatgcagagtacagaagagttttcagcattgtaacaCCAGCTCCAGAGACAATGTCCAAGGGGGTAGAGGCGAATCAGACagcatcctagcttatggaaggaccaacGGGCCATGTATTCAGTGCAAGAGAAGGTGGGGGAAAGAagagatacatagaaaaatagaaccgAGTGTCACACCACAAGGTGCAAGCATCACCACAAGCAACAACAAATTCTTACCAGTCATTATCATCATGGAAAATATCAGATTGCCATCTCCAGCTAGAACTCCAGTTGTTGGAATTGTTGTCAGAGACATTGGCACCTCATCCCTGAAGAGAAGTAAACTACTTATGCAAGAggcttcagtggcaggaacttcGATACGAAACATTGCAATTGTAAGCTTAAATGCAGAGACCAAAGCACAATGCATTCAATTAAAACAGGATTGAGAGTTCTCATTTTGCAACTTAGAATTTCTCATTAAATGTTTAGTCCATTTCTTAGAGTTTCAAATAGAAAACTTAGATTGACCACTGGACTGAAATATGgataggtttgaagggatatgggccaaacgcaggaaatTTGAGCTAACGTAAGGACgcgcaagttggaccgaaggagcagtttccacgctgtgcgaCTATTAACTACTATTAACAATGCCAGATCCTTACACTGGGTAGACACATTCCAGGCGCACGTCGGGTCGTTTTATCCCAGAGGTAGGTCCATCGCCAAACTTCAGGTAGTTTGTGAAAGTTACCTCCTTGCCGGTCGTCTGAGGGGCGGGGGTGGAGAAaacaagaggggaaaaaaaaaagtgattaggAGTCGGCCACAAAGCGGAGTTTGAGCGAGAGCAGAGAATTAGACCCACCAGGCGCACTGCACCGCAGTCCTGCAGCCCATACTGGAAGAGGAGAACTTGGAGGGAGCTGGTGTCTGAAGCCGGGCAGCTTCCCAGCCGCAGGGCAGAGGCTGGGGCGCCAGCCAACACATCTCTGGACACAAACACCGTCAGGGTGTGGTTACCGCAGGAGTAGGTGATACCGGGTGGAAGATCTGAAATAAAAGAGGCAAATGTGGGGGTAAAAAACAAGCAAGCACACAAATGTCAAATCTGCCTGTAGGTGACCAGATACCAACCCACCTGTTTGTAGCTGTCCCATCACAGCGGCCAACATGAGCACCGTTACACTCGCCACCGACATCATCTTCACTGAAGGGCAAGTTACTGACTGCACTGCAGGAAtgcagactgggggggggggggggggggcttataaCGAGCTCGTCGGCCTTGCTCGTTAACATTCCCGAGCCAAACCACTACTCATCCAATTTACTGAACCAATCAAGATCTCCAGAATCGGGAGCAAAACAATTATGGGAAGAGATgttacagagagagacacacgtgGTAATTCCCTCTCACCTGATTTAGTGTGGCCTGAACCAAATATACTAGAGTCTTTGGCCTGGTCTGTGCACCATCCCTGATTGATTGgggagatcagccgtgatcacaatgaatggcggtgttggctcgaagggccgaatggtctcctcctgcgcctattttttatgtttctatgatggtcaACATCCTTCCGCTGGTTCTATATTTTACTCCCCATCCTTCTTCCTTATCTGAATCCATACCTGCCAACTaatattctctaattttaggtagccatgcccctccccctcccctcttttcacCTACACACTTCCACTCTCTCTCGTTCTCacccgccctcccccctcccttattGAGGCAACGTCCCCCCTGGCCTGTGTTGACTTATTACCTACCATGCTTTGTCCCACCTCTCCCCTTTTCTAGTTTTCTTCTCCCctcctacaatcagcctgaagaagggtctcaacccgaaacgtcacatgttcttccagagatgctgtctgacctgctgagttacatcagcactttgtgtccttttgtgacaCCCTTCTTTTCTTCACTTCACCTCAAGAGTGTTtacttgtcatatgtactgacaacagatcgatgcaattcttgcttgctgtagctTAACGGGTCTGTAAATGCAACAACACACAGATAATCTATACTAATCAAAAATGCTGTAAATTAATAAacataatactaggtaaccatataTGGCAAAAACAAAGTATAGTGCAACCAAGGACACAGTTCATAGAAGAACATATTTGCTATGTGagtgttgtgtggtgttcaagaTCTTCGATAGCCAAGAACTTTACATTAAAATCTGGTTTATTATTTacatgtgtattgaggtacaatgaaagatgttgttttgcatgctgtccaaacagatcatacataccaaacataaatacaataatgacaaactcaagtacaatggatagagtaaaggagaagatacaatgcagaatatagttctcaaccgCCAGCATTTGTTACCATTGACACCCATCTCCCTTACATCCCTccactcctcacccccacccccccccatcacttgCCAGCTTCTGCCCCACCCttttccctcacccctctttaccagctttctcccctccactccctcactctgaagaaggattttcctccacagaggctgcctgacctactgagttcctccagcactttgaattttgCCCCTGATACTCCATCCGTTTCTCATGACGTCTGTCTTTGCTTATGTACCTCCTGCATCCGATATTACACAGTGAATGCTAAAATTGTGCAAAGCTCTCGAGATTGAAAATAATAGAAAAcataatgcaaaatgctggaagtgGTGCTCAGAATGCGAGACAGCTTTGGTGGAAAGGGGAAGGGTTAAATTTTCAGGTCAATACTCTGTTATTGCCTGATTGTTGTTGTAATTCAGCCATTGTGCAGAAGCCAAGTCAGCACAATGGTACAAGCAGAAACAATTAATGTCCTGTCATTCATAAAAGATTTACACAACTTAATTAAAAGGTCGTAGTTATGAATCATTATTCCTCCCAAGATATTCTCATGATTTCTTTGTGGGATAATTTATTTACCTAGTTCCCAGTTTCACCCTGTTGACCATGTAACACTGCTGGCCCAAGACCAAGCAACCAAACTACTCATGATTTCTCTTTACTTTGGCACGGGACATCAGGGAAATCTCAGGCTGTGCCATTTCACAGTTTGTTATTTACTTTATGAGAGATTTTGATCTCATTGACCGAGCTCTCTCTCACATTCGTGTCTCCTCtataaagacataaagtgctggagtaactcagtgggtcaggcagtatgcagtatctctggagaacatggataggtgacgttccgggtgagGACCTTTTGTCTGAcattgcaaggggggggggggggaggggggggggttggtgggaggg is from Leucoraja erinacea ecotype New England chromosome 25, Leri_hhj_1, whole genome shotgun sequence and encodes:
- the LOC129709439 gene encoding zona pellucida sperm-binding protein 3-like, coding for MMSVASVTVLMLAAVMGQLQTDLPPGITYSCGNHTLTVFVSRDVLAGAPASALRLGSCPASDTSSLQVLLFQYGLQDCGAVRLTTGKEVTFTNYLKFGDGPTSGIKRPDVRLECVYPVDEVPMSLTTIPTTGVLAGDGNLIFSMMIMTDDWTAERPNSLFFLGASINLEASVLAPYHQALRLYVQECIATPTSSLAMSPENYTIITNHGCLVDGKTGNSKYLPRQDGAVLQFVVQAFKFLSLEDAEIFIHCKVMVWDPSWDDLVHKACSFDQQTQSWQLLDAPLQSSLCDCCNSICQSRHKRATEPETSVGHVIKVGPMRILSKQHGSTTLENHRVMLLATPLLACFLGIVFLFLYKWKIKNVHHSC